One segment of Anopheles stephensi strain Indian chromosome 3, UCI_ANSTEP_V1.0, whole genome shotgun sequence DNA contains the following:
- the LOC118512073 gene encoding septin-7 isoform X8, with product MSASTPTAAQQTAPGAGGPPVPPVKPVLSSPGAYMANFQSGSAGSTVPPITAGIHGTNKTHEKPTIAARPIPPPKLPNYSSSFNKIDRDRNEFTKIDKAEREKHNNSANAATTDKHSTAAAGLTNSAGATNNSSPAAVSIGAMVTNNNHNGLNGSVTTNGSGLAGNNNLASVGGVNGLTTSMNSVSLKEKRDALLNHHDGGANGHHHHHHADAASAKLANERHEKEKPVVKSKPKELDGYVGFANLPNQVYRKAVKKGFELTLMVVGESGLGKSTLINSMFLSDIYHAEQHPGPSKRIKKTVAVESTKVLLKENGVNLTLTVVDTPGFGDAVDNSNCWLPIVDFVESKYEEYLTAESRVHRTALPDSRVHVCLYFIAPSGHGLKPLDIEFMQRLCDKVNIIPVIAKADTLTPEEITLFKKQILNEIAQHKIKIYDFPDPMDEEEDAKVLRQLRSRVPFAVVGANAIIEIDGRKVRGRRYPWGVAEVENLDHCDFIALRNMVIRTNLQDLKDVTNNVHYENYRCRKLAGLGTDGKAKLSNNLCNIGTVNTNGTGWNPLAQMEEEKREHESKMKKMEAEMEQVFEMKVKEKKQKLKDSEAELTRRHEERKKALELQIRELEDRRKAFEQEKSEWEQQNGVTLDELRRKSLEANSKETASLASRSSDESKGRRVFGSLLRRHTSFGAPDAVRGVTGAAGSTSTLTTSANNNSSTVPPSPQDHNES from the exons ATGAGTGCATCAACGCCCacagcagcacaacaaacGGCACCCGGTGCCGGTGGACCGCCCGTACCTCCGGTGAAGCCCGTTCTCTCCTCGCCCGGCGCCTACATGGCCAACTTCCAGTCTGGGTCGGCCGGTTCGACGGTCCCACCAATCACTGCCGGCATCCACGGCACGAACAAGACGCACGAGAAGCCGACGATCGCCGCCCGGCCCATACCACCTCCGAAGCTGCCAAACTACTCGTCGTCCTTTAACAAgatcgatcgcgatcgcaACGAGTTCACCAAGATCGACAAAGCGGAACGGGAAAAG CATAATAACAGCGCAAACGCAGCCACAACCGACAAACACAGCACGGCGGCAGCGGGGCTCACTAACTCGGCCGGCGCTACTAACAACAGCTCACCGGCCGCGGTGTCGATTGGCGCAATGGTCACCAATAACAATCACAACGGGCTAAACGGATCCGTAACCACGAACGGGAGCGGTTTGGCCGGGAACAATAATCTCGCCAGCGTCGGTGGTGTGAACGGGCTGACCACGAGCATGAACAGTGTTTCGCTGAAGGAAAAGCGGGACGCACTGCTAAACCATCACGACGGCGGTGCCAACggacaccatcatcatcaccacgcGGATGCGGCGAGCGCGAAGCTGGCGAACGAACGGcacgaaaaggaaaagccGGTGGTGAAATCGAAACCGAAAGAGCTGGACGGATACGTTGGGTTCGCGAACCTGCCCAATCAGGTGTACCGGAAGGCGGTGAAAAAGGGCTTCGAGCTGacgctgatggtggtgggcgAATCGGGACTGGGCAAATCGACGCTCATCAACTCGATGTTCCTGTCGGACATTTACCACGCCGAGCAGCATCCAGGACCGTCGAAGCGCATCAAAAAGACGGTTGCCGTCGAGAGTACGAAGGTGCTGCTGAAGGAGAACGGTGTCAACCTCACGCTGACCGTGGTCGATACGCCCGGGTTCGGTGATGCCGTAGACAACAGCAACTG CTGGCTACCGATTGTGGACTTTGTTGAATCGAAGTATGAGGAGTACTTGACGGCCGAGTCGCGCGTCCACCGAACGGCATTGCCCGATTCGCGCGTGCACGTGTGTCTGTACTTTATCGCCCCGTCCGGGCATGGGTTGAAACCGCTGGATATCGAGTTCATGCAGCGGCTGTGCGATAAGGTGAACATCATACCAGTCATTGCCAAGGCGGACACGCTCACCCCGGAGGAAATTACTCTGTTCAAGAAGCAG ATCCTGAATGAAATCGCTCAACACAAGATCAAAATCTACGATTTCCCGGATCCGatggacgaggaggaggatgcAAAAGTGCTTCGACAGCTTCGTAGCCGCGTACCGTTCGCGGTTGTCGGAGCAAACGCGATTATTGAGATCGATGGACGCAAAGTTCGTGGACGCCGCTATCCGTGGGGCGTTGCTGAAG TTGAGAATCTGGACCATTGTGATTTCATCGCTCTGCGCAATATGGTCATTCGAACGAACCTGCAGGACCTGAAGGATGTGACAAACAATGTGCACTACGAAAACTATCGCTGCCGAAAATTGGCCGGTCTCGGTACCGATGGCAAGGCCAAGCTGAGCAATAA CTTATGCAATATTGGAACGGTTAACACAAATGGTACTGGATG GAATCCGCTGGCCCAGATGGAGGAAGAAAAGCGGGAACACGAGTCGAAGATGAAAAAGATGGAAGCCGAAATGGAGCAAGTGTTTGAGATGAAGGTGAaggagaagaagcaaaagttGAAGGACTCGGAAGCCGAACTAACCAGACGCCAcgaggaaagaaagaag GCTCTCGAGCTTCAAATACGCGAGCTGGAGGATCGCAGGAAGGCTTTCGAGCAGGAAAAATCGGAATGGGAACAGCAGAACGGCGTTACGCTTGACGAGCTGCGCCGCAAGAGTCTGGAAGCGAACAGCAAAGA GACCGCGTCTCTTGCATCAAGAAGTTCCGATGAGTCGAAGGGCAGGCGCGTGTTCGGATCGTTGCTGCGACGGCACACTAGCTTCGGAGCGCCGGACGCCGTCCGAGGCGTTACCGGTGCGGCCGGTTCGACTTCCACTCTCACTACTAGCGCTAACAATAACAGCAGCACGGTGCCACCCAGTCCGCAAGATCATAACGAATCGTAA
- the LOC118512073 gene encoding septin-7 isoform X17 — translation MTTKAENKITLKIETAKNSMMKSPHNNSANAATTDKHSTAAAGLTNSAGATNNSSPAAVSIGAMVTNNNHNGLNGSVTTNGSGLAGNNNLASVGGVNGLTTSMNSVSLKEKRDALLNHHDGGANGHHHHHHADAASAKLANERHEKEKPVVKSKPKELDGYVGFANLPNQVYRKAVKKGFELTLMVVGESGLGKSTLINSMFLSDIYHAEQHPGPSKRIKKTVAVESTKVLLKENGVNLTLTVVDTPGFGDAVDNSNCWLPIVDFVESKYEEYLTAESRVHRTALPDSRVHVCLYFIAPSGHGLKPLDIEFMQRLCDKVNIIPVIAKADTLTPEEITLFKKQILNEIAQHKIKIYDFPDPMDEEEDAKVLRQLRSRVPFAVVGANAIIEIDGRKVRGRRYPWGVAEVENLDHCDFIALRNMVIRTNLQDLKDVTNNVHYENYRCRKLAGLGTDGKAKLSNNLCNIGTVNTNGTGWNPLAQMEEEKREHESKMKKMEAEMEQVFEMKVKEKKQKLKDSEAELTRRHEERKKALELQIRELEDRRKAFEQEKSEWEQQNGVTLDELRRKSLEANSKETASLASRSSDESKGRRVFGSLLRRHTSFGAPDAVRGVTGAAGSTSTLTTSANNNSSTVPPSPQDHNES, via the exons ATGACTACCAAGGCGGAAAATAAGATCACTCTCAAGATCGAAACCGCTAAAAATAGCATGATGAAATCCC CG CATAATAACAGCGCAAACGCAGCCACAACCGACAAACACAGCACGGCGGCAGCGGGGCTCACTAACTCGGCCGGCGCTACTAACAACAGCTCACCGGCCGCGGTGTCGATTGGCGCAATGGTCACCAATAACAATCACAACGGGCTAAACGGATCCGTAACCACGAACGGGAGCGGTTTGGCCGGGAACAATAATCTCGCCAGCGTCGGTGGTGTGAACGGGCTGACCACGAGCATGAACAGTGTTTCGCTGAAGGAAAAGCGGGACGCACTGCTAAACCATCACGACGGCGGTGCCAACggacaccatcatcatcaccacgcGGATGCGGCGAGCGCGAAGCTGGCGAACGAACGGcacgaaaaggaaaagccGGTGGTGAAATCGAAACCGAAAGAGCTGGACGGATACGTTGGGTTCGCGAACCTGCCCAATCAGGTGTACCGGAAGGCGGTGAAAAAGGGCTTCGAGCTGacgctgatggtggtgggcgAATCGGGACTGGGCAAATCGACGCTCATCAACTCGATGTTCCTGTCGGACATTTACCACGCCGAGCAGCATCCAGGACCGTCGAAGCGCATCAAAAAGACGGTTGCCGTCGAGAGTACGAAGGTGCTGCTGAAGGAGAACGGTGTCAACCTCACGCTGACCGTGGTCGATACGCCCGGGTTCGGTGATGCCGTAGACAACAGCAACTG CTGGCTACCGATTGTGGACTTTGTTGAATCGAAGTATGAGGAGTACTTGACGGCCGAGTCGCGCGTCCACCGAACGGCATTGCCCGATTCGCGCGTGCACGTGTGTCTGTACTTTATCGCCCCGTCCGGGCATGGGTTGAAACCGCTGGATATCGAGTTCATGCAGCGGCTGTGCGATAAGGTGAACATCATACCAGTCATTGCCAAGGCGGACACGCTCACCCCGGAGGAAATTACTCTGTTCAAGAAGCAG ATCCTGAATGAAATCGCTCAACACAAGATCAAAATCTACGATTTCCCGGATCCGatggacgaggaggaggatgcAAAAGTGCTTCGACAGCTTCGTAGCCGCGTACCGTTCGCGGTTGTCGGAGCAAACGCGATTATTGAGATCGATGGACGCAAAGTTCGTGGACGCCGCTATCCGTGGGGCGTTGCTGAAG TTGAGAATCTGGACCATTGTGATTTCATCGCTCTGCGCAATATGGTCATTCGAACGAACCTGCAGGACCTGAAGGATGTGACAAACAATGTGCACTACGAAAACTATCGCTGCCGAAAATTGGCCGGTCTCGGTACCGATGGCAAGGCCAAGCTGAGCAATAA CTTATGCAATATTGGAACGGTTAACACAAATGGTACTGGATG GAATCCGCTGGCCCAGATGGAGGAAGAAAAGCGGGAACACGAGTCGAAGATGAAAAAGATGGAAGCCGAAATGGAGCAAGTGTTTGAGATGAAGGTGAaggagaagaagcaaaagttGAAGGACTCGGAAGCCGAACTAACCAGACGCCAcgaggaaagaaagaag GCTCTCGAGCTTCAAATACGCGAGCTGGAGGATCGCAGGAAGGCTTTCGAGCAGGAAAAATCGGAATGGGAACAGCAGAACGGCGTTACGCTTGACGAGCTGCGCCGCAAGAGTCTGGAAGCGAACAGCAAAGA GACCGCGTCTCTTGCATCAAGAAGTTCCGATGAGTCGAAGGGCAGGCGCGTGTTCGGATCGTTGCTGCGACGGCACACTAGCTTCGGAGCGCCGGACGCCGTCCGAGGCGTTACCGGTGCGGCCGGTTCGACTTCCACTCTCACTACTAGCGCTAACAATAACAGCAGCACGGTGCCACCCAGTCCGCAAGATCATAACGAATCGTAA
- the LOC118512073 gene encoding septin-7 isoform X6: protein MSASTPTAAQQTAPGAGGPPVPPVKPVLSSPGAYMANFQSGSAGSTVPPITAGIHGTNKTHEKPTIAARPIPPPKLPNYSSSFNKIDRDRNEFTKIDKAEREKVSLLATKREMFFKSESNSPSGPPPNPPVGLNSLNLANNNVIHNNSANAATTDKHSTAAAGLTNSAGATNNSSPAAVSIGAMVTNNNHNGLNGSVTTNGSGLAGNNNLASVGGVNGLTTSMNSVSLKEKRDALLNHHDGGANGHHHHHHADAASAKLANERHEKEKPVVKSKPKELDGYVGFANLPNQVYRKAVKKGFELTLMVVGESGLGKSTLINSMFLSDIYHAEQHPGPSKRIKKTVAVESTKVLLKENGVNLTLTVVDTPGFGDAVDNSNCWLPIVDFVESKYEEYLTAESRVHRTALPDSRVHVCLYFIAPSGHGLKPLDIEFMQRLCDKVNIIPVIAKADTLTPEEITLFKKQILNEIAQHKIKIYDFPDPMDEEEDAKVLRQLRSRVPFAVVGANAIIEIDGRKVRGRRYPWGVAEVENLDHCDFIALRNMVIRTNLQDLKDVTNNVHYENYRCRKLAGLGTDGKAKLSNNLCNIGTVNTNGTGWNPLAQMEEEKREHESKMKKMEAEMEQVFEMKVKEKKQKLKDSEAELTRRHEERKKALELQIRELEDRRKAFEQEKSEWEQQNGVTLDELRRKSLEANSKEKRNFCVSKSYKPVVLFRPFHSTLLVSYKALVVCSLVRGTFY from the exons ATGAGTGCATCAACGCCCacagcagcacaacaaacGGCACCCGGTGCCGGTGGACCGCCCGTACCTCCGGTGAAGCCCGTTCTCTCCTCGCCCGGCGCCTACATGGCCAACTTCCAGTCTGGGTCGGCCGGTTCGACGGTCCCACCAATCACTGCCGGCATCCACGGCACGAACAAGACGCACGAGAAGCCGACGATCGCCGCCCGGCCCATACCACCTCCGAAGCTGCCAAACTACTCGTCGTCCTTTAACAAgatcgatcgcgatcgcaACGAGTTCACCAAGATCGACAAAGCGGAACGGGAAAAGGTTAGCCTG TTGGCAACCAAGCGCGAAATGTTCTTCAAGTCGGAGAGCAACAGTCCGTCCGGGCCGCCTCCAAATCCACCGGTAGGACTGAACAGTCTCAACCTGGCTAACAACAACGTGATC CATAATAACAGCGCAAACGCAGCCACAACCGACAAACACAGCACGGCGGCAGCGGGGCTCACTAACTCGGCCGGCGCTACTAACAACAGCTCACCGGCCGCGGTGTCGATTGGCGCAATGGTCACCAATAACAATCACAACGGGCTAAACGGATCCGTAACCACGAACGGGAGCGGTTTGGCCGGGAACAATAATCTCGCCAGCGTCGGTGGTGTGAACGGGCTGACCACGAGCATGAACAGTGTTTCGCTGAAGGAAAAGCGGGACGCACTGCTAAACCATCACGACGGCGGTGCCAACggacaccatcatcatcaccacgcGGATGCGGCGAGCGCGAAGCTGGCGAACGAACGGcacgaaaaggaaaagccGGTGGTGAAATCGAAACCGAAAGAGCTGGACGGATACGTTGGGTTCGCGAACCTGCCCAATCAGGTGTACCGGAAGGCGGTGAAAAAGGGCTTCGAGCTGacgctgatggtggtgggcgAATCGGGACTGGGCAAATCGACGCTCATCAACTCGATGTTCCTGTCGGACATTTACCACGCCGAGCAGCATCCAGGACCGTCGAAGCGCATCAAAAAGACGGTTGCCGTCGAGAGTACGAAGGTGCTGCTGAAGGAGAACGGTGTCAACCTCACGCTGACCGTGGTCGATACGCCCGGGTTCGGTGATGCCGTAGACAACAGCAACTG CTGGCTACCGATTGTGGACTTTGTTGAATCGAAGTATGAGGAGTACTTGACGGCCGAGTCGCGCGTCCACCGAACGGCATTGCCCGATTCGCGCGTGCACGTGTGTCTGTACTTTATCGCCCCGTCCGGGCATGGGTTGAAACCGCTGGATATCGAGTTCATGCAGCGGCTGTGCGATAAGGTGAACATCATACCAGTCATTGCCAAGGCGGACACGCTCACCCCGGAGGAAATTACTCTGTTCAAGAAGCAG ATCCTGAATGAAATCGCTCAACACAAGATCAAAATCTACGATTTCCCGGATCCGatggacgaggaggaggatgcAAAAGTGCTTCGACAGCTTCGTAGCCGCGTACCGTTCGCGGTTGTCGGAGCAAACGCGATTATTGAGATCGATGGACGCAAAGTTCGTGGACGCCGCTATCCGTGGGGCGTTGCTGAAG TTGAGAATCTGGACCATTGTGATTTCATCGCTCTGCGCAATATGGTCATTCGAACGAACCTGCAGGACCTGAAGGATGTGACAAACAATGTGCACTACGAAAACTATCGCTGCCGAAAATTGGCCGGTCTCGGTACCGATGGCAAGGCCAAGCTGAGCAATAA CTTATGCAATATTGGAACGGTTAACACAAATGGTACTGGATG GAATCCGCTGGCCCAGATGGAGGAAGAAAAGCGGGAACACGAGTCGAAGATGAAAAAGATGGAAGCCGAAATGGAGCAAGTGTTTGAGATGAAGGTGAaggagaagaagcaaaagttGAAGGACTCGGAAGCCGAACTAACCAGACGCCAcgaggaaagaaagaag GCTCTCGAGCTTCAAATACGCGAGCTGGAGGATCGCAGGAAGGCTTTCGAGCAGGAAAAATCGGAATGGGAACAGCAGAACGGCGTTACGCTTGACGAGCTGCGCCGCAAGAGTCTGGAAGCGAACAGCAAAGA GAAAAGAAACTTTTGTGTGAGTAAATCATATAAACCGGTTGTACTTTTTCGTCCTTTTCACTCCACACTTCTGGTTTCGTATAAAGCTTTAGTTGTGTGTAGCTTAGTTCGTGGCacattttattaa
- the LOC118512073 gene encoding septin-7 isoform X4, whose amino-acid sequence MSASTPTAAQQTAPGAGGPPVPPVKPVLSSPGAYMANFQSGSAGSTVPPITAGIHGTNKTHEKPTIAARPIPPPKLPNYSSSFNKIDRDRNEFTKIDKAEREKVSLLATKREMFFKSESNSPSGPPPNPPVGLNSLNLANNNVIHNNSANAATTDKHSTAAAGLTNSAGATNNSSPAAVSIGAMVTNNNHNGLNGSVTTNGSGLAGNNNLASVGGVNGLTTSMNSVSLKEKRDALLNHHDGGANGHHHHHHADAASAKLANERHEKEKPVVKSKPKELDGYVGFANLPNQVYRKAVKKGFELTLMVVGESGLGKSTLINSMFLSDIYHAEQHPGPSKRIKKTVAVESTKVLLKENGVNLTLTVVDTPGFGDAVDNSNCWLPIVDFVESKYEEYLTAESRVHRTALPDSRVHVCLYFIAPSGHGLKPLDIEFMQRLCDKVNIIPVIAKADTLTPEEITLFKKQILNEIAQHKIKIYDFPDPMDEEEDAKVLRQLRSRVPFAVVGANAIIEIDGRKVRGRRYPWGVAEVENLDHCDFIALRNMVIRTNLQDLKDVTNNVHYENYRCRKLAGLGTDGKAKLSNKNPLAQMEEEKREHESKMKKMEAEMEQVFEMKVKEKKQKLKDSEAELTRRHEERKKALELQIRELEDRRKAFEQEKSEWEQQNGVTLDELRRKSLEANSKETASLASRSSDESKGRRVFGSLLRRHTSFGAPDAVRGVTGAAGSTSTLTTSANNNSSTVPPSPQDHNES is encoded by the exons ATGAGTGCATCAACGCCCacagcagcacaacaaacGGCACCCGGTGCCGGTGGACCGCCCGTACCTCCGGTGAAGCCCGTTCTCTCCTCGCCCGGCGCCTACATGGCCAACTTCCAGTCTGGGTCGGCCGGTTCGACGGTCCCACCAATCACTGCCGGCATCCACGGCACGAACAAGACGCACGAGAAGCCGACGATCGCCGCCCGGCCCATACCACCTCCGAAGCTGCCAAACTACTCGTCGTCCTTTAACAAgatcgatcgcgatcgcaACGAGTTCACCAAGATCGACAAAGCGGAACGGGAAAAGGTTAGCCTG TTGGCAACCAAGCGCGAAATGTTCTTCAAGTCGGAGAGCAACAGTCCGTCCGGGCCGCCTCCAAATCCACCGGTAGGACTGAACAGTCTCAACCTGGCTAACAACAACGTGATC CATAATAACAGCGCAAACGCAGCCACAACCGACAAACACAGCACGGCGGCAGCGGGGCTCACTAACTCGGCCGGCGCTACTAACAACAGCTCACCGGCCGCGGTGTCGATTGGCGCAATGGTCACCAATAACAATCACAACGGGCTAAACGGATCCGTAACCACGAACGGGAGCGGTTTGGCCGGGAACAATAATCTCGCCAGCGTCGGTGGTGTGAACGGGCTGACCACGAGCATGAACAGTGTTTCGCTGAAGGAAAAGCGGGACGCACTGCTAAACCATCACGACGGCGGTGCCAACggacaccatcatcatcaccacgcGGATGCGGCGAGCGCGAAGCTGGCGAACGAACGGcacgaaaaggaaaagccGGTGGTGAAATCGAAACCGAAAGAGCTGGACGGATACGTTGGGTTCGCGAACCTGCCCAATCAGGTGTACCGGAAGGCGGTGAAAAAGGGCTTCGAGCTGacgctgatggtggtgggcgAATCGGGACTGGGCAAATCGACGCTCATCAACTCGATGTTCCTGTCGGACATTTACCACGCCGAGCAGCATCCAGGACCGTCGAAGCGCATCAAAAAGACGGTTGCCGTCGAGAGTACGAAGGTGCTGCTGAAGGAGAACGGTGTCAACCTCACGCTGACCGTGGTCGATACGCCCGGGTTCGGTGATGCCGTAGACAACAGCAACTG CTGGCTACCGATTGTGGACTTTGTTGAATCGAAGTATGAGGAGTACTTGACGGCCGAGTCGCGCGTCCACCGAACGGCATTGCCCGATTCGCGCGTGCACGTGTGTCTGTACTTTATCGCCCCGTCCGGGCATGGGTTGAAACCGCTGGATATCGAGTTCATGCAGCGGCTGTGCGATAAGGTGAACATCATACCAGTCATTGCCAAGGCGGACACGCTCACCCCGGAGGAAATTACTCTGTTCAAGAAGCAG ATCCTGAATGAAATCGCTCAACACAAGATCAAAATCTACGATTTCCCGGATCCGatggacgaggaggaggatgcAAAAGTGCTTCGACAGCTTCGTAGCCGCGTACCGTTCGCGGTTGTCGGAGCAAACGCGATTATTGAGATCGATGGACGCAAAGTTCGTGGACGCCGCTATCCGTGGGGCGTTGCTGAAG TTGAGAATCTGGACCATTGTGATTTCATCGCTCTGCGCAATATGGTCATTCGAACGAACCTGCAGGACCTGAAGGATGTGACAAACAATGTGCACTACGAAAACTATCGCTGCCGAAAATTGGCCGGTCTCGGTACCGATGGCAAGGCCAAGCTGAGCAATAA GAATCCGCTGGCCCAGATGGAGGAAGAAAAGCGGGAACACGAGTCGAAGATGAAAAAGATGGAAGCCGAAATGGAGCAAGTGTTTGAGATGAAGGTGAaggagaagaagcaaaagttGAAGGACTCGGAAGCCGAACTAACCAGACGCCAcgaggaaagaaagaag GCTCTCGAGCTTCAAATACGCGAGCTGGAGGATCGCAGGAAGGCTTTCGAGCAGGAAAAATCGGAATGGGAACAGCAGAACGGCGTTACGCTTGACGAGCTGCGCCGCAAGAGTCTGGAAGCGAACAGCAAAGA GACCGCGTCTCTTGCATCAAGAAGTTCCGATGAGTCGAAGGGCAGGCGCGTGTTCGGATCGTTGCTGCGACGGCACACTAGCTTCGGAGCGCCGGACGCCGTCCGAGGCGTTACCGGTGCGGCCGGTTCGACTTCCACTCTCACTACTAGCGCTAACAATAACAGCAGCACGGTGCCACCCAGTCCGCAAGATCATAACGAATCGTAA
- the LOC118512073 gene encoding septin-7 isoform X1, which translates to MSASTPTAAQQTAPGAGGPPVPPVKPVLSSPGAYMANFQSGSAGSTVPPITAGIHGTNKTHEKPTIAARPIPPPKLPNYSSSFNKIDRDRNEFTKIDKAEREKVSLLATKREMFFKSESNSPSGPPPNPPVGLNSLNLANNNVIHNNSANAATTDKHSTAAAGLTNSAGATNNSSPAAVSIGAMVTNNNHNGLNGSVTTNGSGLAGNNNLASVGGVNGLTTSMNSVSLKEKRDALLNHHDGGANGHHHHHHADAASAKLANERHEKEKPVVKSKPKELDGYVGFANLPNQVYRKAVKKGFELTLMVVGESGLGKSTLINSMFLSDIYHAEQHPGPSKRIKKTVAVESTKVLLKENGVNLTLTVVDTPGFGDAVDNSNCWLPIVDFVESKYEEYLTAESRVHRTALPDSRVHVCLYFIAPSGHGLKPLDIEFMQRLCDKVNIIPVIAKADTLTPEEITLFKKQILNEIAQHKIKIYDFPDPMDEEEDAKVLRQLRSRVPFAVVGANAIIEIDGRKVRGRRYPWGVAEVENLDHCDFIALRNMVIRTNLQDLKDVTNNVHYENYRCRKLAGLGTDGKAKLSNNLCNIGTVNTNGTGWNPLAQMEEEKREHESKMKKMEAEMEQVFEMKVKEKKQKLKDSEAELTRRHEERKKALELQIRELEDRRKAFEQEKSEWEQQNGVTLDELRRKSLEANSKETASLASRSSDESKGRRVFGSLLRRHTSFGAPDAVRGVTGAAGSTSTLTTSANNNSSTVPPSPQDHNES; encoded by the exons ATGAGTGCATCAACGCCCacagcagcacaacaaacGGCACCCGGTGCCGGTGGACCGCCCGTACCTCCGGTGAAGCCCGTTCTCTCCTCGCCCGGCGCCTACATGGCCAACTTCCAGTCTGGGTCGGCCGGTTCGACGGTCCCACCAATCACTGCCGGCATCCACGGCACGAACAAGACGCACGAGAAGCCGACGATCGCCGCCCGGCCCATACCACCTCCGAAGCTGCCAAACTACTCGTCGTCCTTTAACAAgatcgatcgcgatcgcaACGAGTTCACCAAGATCGACAAAGCGGAACGGGAAAAGGTTAGCCTG TTGGCAACCAAGCGCGAAATGTTCTTCAAGTCGGAGAGCAACAGTCCGTCCGGGCCGCCTCCAAATCCACCGGTAGGACTGAACAGTCTCAACCTGGCTAACAACAACGTGATC CATAATAACAGCGCAAACGCAGCCACAACCGACAAACACAGCACGGCGGCAGCGGGGCTCACTAACTCGGCCGGCGCTACTAACAACAGCTCACCGGCCGCGGTGTCGATTGGCGCAATGGTCACCAATAACAATCACAACGGGCTAAACGGATCCGTAACCACGAACGGGAGCGGTTTGGCCGGGAACAATAATCTCGCCAGCGTCGGTGGTGTGAACGGGCTGACCACGAGCATGAACAGTGTTTCGCTGAAGGAAAAGCGGGACGCACTGCTAAACCATCACGACGGCGGTGCCAACggacaccatcatcatcaccacgcGGATGCGGCGAGCGCGAAGCTGGCGAACGAACGGcacgaaaaggaaaagccGGTGGTGAAATCGAAACCGAAAGAGCTGGACGGATACGTTGGGTTCGCGAACCTGCCCAATCAGGTGTACCGGAAGGCGGTGAAAAAGGGCTTCGAGCTGacgctgatggtggtgggcgAATCGGGACTGGGCAAATCGACGCTCATCAACTCGATGTTCCTGTCGGACATTTACCACGCCGAGCAGCATCCAGGACCGTCGAAGCGCATCAAAAAGACGGTTGCCGTCGAGAGTACGAAGGTGCTGCTGAAGGAGAACGGTGTCAACCTCACGCTGACCGTGGTCGATACGCCCGGGTTCGGTGATGCCGTAGACAACAGCAACTG CTGGCTACCGATTGTGGACTTTGTTGAATCGAAGTATGAGGAGTACTTGACGGCCGAGTCGCGCGTCCACCGAACGGCATTGCCCGATTCGCGCGTGCACGTGTGTCTGTACTTTATCGCCCCGTCCGGGCATGGGTTGAAACCGCTGGATATCGAGTTCATGCAGCGGCTGTGCGATAAGGTGAACATCATACCAGTCATTGCCAAGGCGGACACGCTCACCCCGGAGGAAATTACTCTGTTCAAGAAGCAG ATCCTGAATGAAATCGCTCAACACAAGATCAAAATCTACGATTTCCCGGATCCGatggacgaggaggaggatgcAAAAGTGCTTCGACAGCTTCGTAGCCGCGTACCGTTCGCGGTTGTCGGAGCAAACGCGATTATTGAGATCGATGGACGCAAAGTTCGTGGACGCCGCTATCCGTGGGGCGTTGCTGAAG TTGAGAATCTGGACCATTGTGATTTCATCGCTCTGCGCAATATGGTCATTCGAACGAACCTGCAGGACCTGAAGGATGTGACAAACAATGTGCACTACGAAAACTATCGCTGCCGAAAATTGGCCGGTCTCGGTACCGATGGCAAGGCCAAGCTGAGCAATAA CTTATGCAATATTGGAACGGTTAACACAAATGGTACTGGATG GAATCCGCTGGCCCAGATGGAGGAAGAAAAGCGGGAACACGAGTCGAAGATGAAAAAGATGGAAGCCGAAATGGAGCAAGTGTTTGAGATGAAGGTGAaggagaagaagcaaaagttGAAGGACTCGGAAGCCGAACTAACCAGACGCCAcgaggaaagaaagaag GCTCTCGAGCTTCAAATACGCGAGCTGGAGGATCGCAGGAAGGCTTTCGAGCAGGAAAAATCGGAATGGGAACAGCAGAACGGCGTTACGCTTGACGAGCTGCGCCGCAAGAGTCTGGAAGCGAACAGCAAAGA GACCGCGTCTCTTGCATCAAGAAGTTCCGATGAGTCGAAGGGCAGGCGCGTGTTCGGATCGTTGCTGCGACGGCACACTAGCTTCGGAGCGCCGGACGCCGTCCGAGGCGTTACCGGTGCGGCCGGTTCGACTTCCACTCTCACTACTAGCGCTAACAATAACAGCAGCACGGTGCCACCCAGTCCGCAAGATCATAACGAATCGTAA